ACAGTCCTCCTTCGCTTACGGAGCTTTCCAAGCAAATAGGGTTGAACACCTTTGCCCTGAAAAAGGAATTCAAGGAGCTTTTTGGGGTTCCCGTTTTTAAATACCTGCAAAATGAGCGTATGACCAAGGCCCATGAACTTATCCGAAACAAAGAGGCTACGGTACAGGAAGCGGCTTGGCATGTGGGCTATGATAGCCTGAGTTCCTTTTCCAATGCATTTACCAAAAAATTCGGCTTTCGGCCAAGTGAGTTACGAAGCTGATTCCAATTGGGTTTTTGGGGATACCGAACAGATAGCAACAGTTTGCCGTTTGCCCTTAAGGGGGATACTGCCCATATGGGCATAGCTGTAGGTGTTGGAATTCAATTGGGTTTTCAATTCCTTCGAAATCAATAATTCCCGCTCAAAAGCATTGCTTTTTCCCTGGATACGTGCTGCGGTATTGATTACGTCCCTGTGATAGGTGATTTCTTTTTTGTATTTACCCACCTCGGTCACCGTAACGATTCCGGCATGCACTCCTGCCTTAA
The sequence above is a segment of the Muricauda sp. SCSIO 64092 genome. Coding sequences within it:
- a CDS encoding adenylate/guanylate cyclase domain-containing protein; the protein is MNALQKTYQGLLWFKNLLQKKGPRYEKKYGCQPFFKAGVHAGIVTVTEVGKYKKEITYHRDVINTAARIQGKSNAFERELLISKELKTQLNSNTYSYAHMGSIPLKGKRQTVAICSVSPKTQLESAS